The genomic interval tcggcctcccaaagggctggaatccTCTCAAATGATTACTCACACCCACTTTCTTTTCCAAAACCCAATTCCCAGCTTTCTTCGAACAGATTACATTTATTCCCGTGCACCCCTCCCCTCCAGGGCCAGtccatcctcccttccttctcttctttttctaatccaatcctcctttctcttctaaGCCTGGGTACAGCCGACGTCTTGAAGATGGTGTCAGATCCTCTGTCGTTACCACAACTCTTGACAAGAGAACTATGAAATCTTGGAatcaaagggaaaataaacatCAAGCCTATTGTGAAGTTTTGAAGTCTCTCAAAGCCTGtcttattattaaataaatacttaaacacTTATTAAAGCCCGTtttagtattaaatatttatttattaataattaaattattaattctaGAAGATTCAGTATTTTAAGATAATTGTAATAACAGTATGAAATGTGTGCTAAACTTTTATCTACTATGATGTATCCCGAAGCCCTGTGAGGCTCATCTACAGCTGGTAAAACAGATGACAGAGAGGTTAGGTCACAGATTAAGTAACTGACCAAGAGCACTGGGTTTGGAAAATGCAAATATGGGATTTGAATCTGGTGCCAAATTTCCTATGTCCTTATTATACTGATTTGTCCTTATTAAATGTTAACCAGATGTCTTGCCAATTTATGAAAAAGCTGCCTCAAATTTGTAAGATAATTTATCACGAGATACTTTTATAGGGCTAGAGTAATCACATTACAAGGAACACAGATCATTTTATGAtagtcagatttttctttttctttctttctttttttgagacggagtttctctcttgttgtccaagctggagtgcaatggcgcgatctcagctcacagcaacctccacctcctgggttcaagtgtgctgggattacaggcgtgagccactgtacctggccataaGACAGTCAGATTTTTCATAGGAAagcttttcattaaaataaaaattctgaagaaatgtgattttttttactgtcaaataataaatattattatgaatGAGTGAGTGATGGTTTTCATGAGGCATTTCATGAACTTTTAACAGTACAAAAACATTCTGTACTGTttttagctcatgcctgtaaccctagcactttgggaggctgaggcaggtggatcacttgaggtcaggagtttgagaccagcctggccaacatggtgaaaccccgtctctactaaaaatacaaaaatcagctggaaattgcctgaacctgtaggcggaggttgtagtgagccaagatcgtgccactgcactccagcctgggcaacacagcaagactccatctcaaaaaagaacaaaataaaaccagtCCTATCCCATTTGCTAGCCACATTCCCTTTGCCACTGGTCCCAGGCTGGCATACTCTCGGCTTCTGGGTGGGATGAGCATGGCTGGTGCCAAACACGGCTGTATTTGTTACTTTGGACCAATTCTTCGGCGGAAGACTGCCACCTCCTCCATGCAGGACAGGAGCAGTGGGAGTAGGACGAGCTGCTTGTGGCCCCAGTGTTATCACTCATCCGGAAGTTGTGGCTTCTCTCCGGGTCCTTTTCTCCAAGGCTGCTCCATTAGAAGCCGGGGCTTCACTTTCACTGGATTGCTTCCCGCAGCTCTGAGAGGTCCAGGAGTCATGTTCACCTGCTTTTCCCCTGCTTAAGAAAGCATTAAAACTTAAGACTCAAACGTGACGGTCGACCTCATGACGGCACAGTTACCCATGTGTTCTTGTGTGTCAGTGCATGCTTATCCGAACTGAGCATGCTCACTCTGCTTCCACTTTTTCGTAAGGAAGATAATCCTCCTAACAATCCCAGCAGAATTAGGAGGTCACCTTCACCTCACCTATTACAGCACTGGGACAAGCCCTCTCTGTTTTCACTAGAAAGAATACCCTCAGCAAAAGGAACGGGCTGGCTTTAGCGGAAATCCTGAGCAAACAAAGTTCAGATTTTTGTCAAAGTTCACAGGTTGCGGAAAGCATCATGTGTCACTGATGAAGTTAGACTAAAGTGGGCTCTGATTCCAGCGTGGACACACACTTGCCACAACCTTCATCAAGCCACCAAACTCCGCACCCCTTGCACAGCGAGTCACCAACACCATCGTTCACAAGTGTCTGAGCATTAGAAGAGGTTGGATGAAACACACATGGGGCGAGGAGGGTGGGAACAAGAACGGAAGTCGCTCTCTGAACGAcacttttctccctcttctcaccCAAGTCGTTCTTTTCAGCGAAGTCAAGAGCACTGCCCTCCAAGTACGGGGCTGTGCAGCCggggtgatggtggaggtggtaCAGATGAATTATTGGTATATGGGAAATAAAGAgctctttgttttttaagaccCACTCAtgatctgtcgccaggctggagggcaatggtgcgatctcggctcacagcaacctcgcACTCCCTGGTTCTAGCAAttcccccgagtagctgggattacagccactcacaaccatgcccagctaatttttctatctttagtagagacgaggtttcaccacgtttgccatgatggtctcaagctcctgaccttgtgattcgcccgccccggcctcccaaagtgctggcattacaggcgtgagccatcacgtccTGCCCCTAAATAGCACTTGGATGccctttttagtttcttttgtttAGCAATATGCATATTAATAATGTAGTAAGTGCATAATTGATATCAAGGCATATATTCACCTTTTATTAACATAGTGTTTATTCTAAAACTTTTAGACCACTGGTATAcatttttaggaagaatttttttctatttcattatagTCAATTTCAATAATAAAGCCCCATCATCAAGATATGAAAATTGCTGAGCGTGGCAGTGCCCACTTGTAGTTCctgctagtagggaggctgaggcaggaggatctcaaGCCAGAGAggtcgaggctgaagtgagttATGACTGtcccaccacactccagcctgagtgacagaaagataccctgtctctaaaataaataataaaaaatttaaaagatactgAAATCTACGTGCTGCTCGCTATCATTAGAAGATACGCATCTTTACACCCTCATGAAACAAGGAATCAAAAAGCCTGCTTCACACTTTAAAGTGATCTGATAATTTGGATACCTTTCAGGACCCGGACCTGTTTAAAAAGACTGGCATCAAATGTTGTAAGAAATTGGATTTGAGAGAAAAAAGCAGCTTTACAAATAAACGTGATCAGAGGTTATTATGCCAGCAACGTTAGTTCAAACAGaatatttggccaggtgtggtggctcacgcctgtaatcccagcactttggtaggctgaggtgggtcgatcacctgaggtcaggagttcaagaccagcctggccaacatggcaaaaccctgtttctactaaaaataaaaaaaaattagccaggtgtgatggcaggcacctgtaatcccagctactcaggaggttgaggcaggagaatcgcttaaacccaggaggcggaggttgcagtgagccaagatcgagccactgcactccagcctagggaatagagcaagactctatctccaaaaaaaaaaaaaaggagggggggctgagcatggtggctcacgactataattccagcactttgggaggccaaggtgggtggatcatgaggtcaggagttggagagcagcctggccaacatggtgaaatcctgtctttacaaaaaatactagccgggcttggtggcacctgcctgttgCTTCATTCCgctctgagtgacagagcaagacactgtctccagatacatgcacacacacacacacacacacatatataccttcttttttttttttttttttgagaaggagttttcactcttcttgcccaggctgaagttcaagggcatgatctcggctcactgcaacctctgccttccaggttcaagcaattctcctgcctcagtctcctgagtagctggaattacaggtgcccatcaccacgcctggctaagttttgtatttttagtagagactggatttcaccatcttggccaggctggtcttgaactcatgacctgtgatccacccgacttggcctcccaaagcactgggaatacagcactctgggaggccgaggagggcatataacgaggtcaagagatcgagaccatcctggccaacaaggtggaaccctgtctctactaaaaatacaaaaattagctgggcatggtggcacatgcctgtagtcccagctacttgtgaggctaaggcaggagaatcgcttgaacccaggaggcggaggttgcagtgagccgagattgctccactgcactccagcctggcgacagagcaagattccatctcaaaaaaaaaaaagaaagaaagacgatGAGAAAGTCTACCTTCCAAGAGTGAATAGAGCCAGAGATTGCAGATACCTGTCACACCTCATAATTACAGCTATCTGACTTCCTTCTGACAGCAATTGAGCAATGTTCATTTTATTGAGAGAACCGGGGATTTTCACCCACTCACAAGTCCACAAGTGAGATGCAGTGTGGCGTGTTGCCGAAAGagagaggctgggaggcaggagctCCTAGCAAGTATCAGGACAGCAATTCAATTTCTTCGCGCCTCAGTTTTCTTCAGCATCTGTAGAAGGTAGTTGGACTACATGATCTCTTGACTTCCAGCTAAATATAAGACTATGATTCCATAATAATATAGTTCCTCTATTCATTTATAACtcatttacagaaaaatcaaGCATGTGCAATGAATTCTTTTAGTCACCAATGAATAACACATGGTTATTGTGTTATGaagttcataaaagaaaaaagttaaaccaAAGAGGGAAGTGGGATGGAACAGATTAGTATGACGTGAACATAGAATGTGCCAGCCTCTCAATTCCAAATTGGAATACTGGCTCTGTGATGTGCTGTAACTGTCTTGCGAGACTTATTCTGACGATTCTGGTAAATGTTAAAGACTCCTTTTGGGGCTGTGTTGAAATAACACACTGAATGGAGGTGGTAGTTCATAAACTCTTTTTCTAGTGGTGGCAGTTAGTGTactgtagactttttttttctttgtgatggagtcttgctctgtcgcccaggctggagtgcagcgatggatatagctcactgcaacctccaccccctgggttcaagcaattctcttgcctcagcctccagagtagctgggattacaggcatgtgccacgatgcccagctaatttttgtatctttagtagagatggggttcaccatgttagccaggctggtctcaaactcctgactgaaagtgatctacccaccttggcctcccaaagtgctgggattacagaacaTGAGCAACTGAGCctggcccacttttttttttttttctttttgcaagacTTAAGACTAActcaggctgggtgaggtggctcacccctgtaatctgagcacttttgggaggctaaagcaggcacgaggttaggagattgagaccatcctaacagtgaaactctgtctctactacaaatacaaaaaattagctgagtgtggtggtgcacgcctgtagtcccagctacttgggaggctgaggcaggagaactgcttgatcccaggaggcggaggttgcagtgagccgagatcgcgtcactgcactccagcctgggcaacagagcaagactaactGACAGCAATATTCGGAAGCTGTGACTAGTCCGTATCCTGGATGACACCGTGATGCcccttggcttcctcttttcAGTAGTATAACTCTTTGCTCTGTTTTCTTCATAGCTTAGAACCTCATCCTAGTAATTCATGTAAACTTTACAAAGGATATACAGGATTAAAGCATTTTGAATTAATGATTTCAGAAATGTGGGTTTTGACTAGGAGAAAGGAAGGTGGAGGAAAAAACATTCTGAGCCAGGAAACGTCTTTTTCCCCAAGTTCAGGATAAGAGAACATCTAACATCCTGTGGAGATAAGTGGGAAAGAAGTCAGAGTTGGTTCCTTGAAAGTCAGAaaccaggccaggcatagtggctcacgcctgtaatccaagcactttggaggccaaggcaggtgaatcacctgaggttgagagttcaagaccagcctgaccaacacggtgaaaccccttcttaaaaaaaaaaaaaagaaagaaagtcagaaaCCAATCAACGGAATAACCTGTGAATGCACCCACCCTGTGGGAGGCTGCTTCGCTGGAGCGtgagggatggaggcagaaatggAGCGTGAGGATGGAGTGGGGAGGCCAGCTCTCTGGGCTTTGAGGAAGAGTTTTGGAGGCACCACTTCTCAGCATGCAGTGAGCGGAAGTGGGGCAGGACAGGGGGACCAGAGGGCACAGTGAATCTATGGCATGTGGCCCCGATCTCAGTGTTCACTGTGCACGGACTCCATACTAGgcatttactttctcttttttgagacagagtctcgttctgtagctcaggctggagtacagcggtgcaatctcggctcactgcaacctccagctccctggttcaaccagctcccctacctcagcctcccaagtagctgggattacaggtgcacaccacaacgcCCAgataagtttttttgtatttttagtagagacggggtttcaccatgttggccagactggtctcaaactcctgacctcaggtgatctgcctgcctaggcctcccaaagtgcagggattacaggcgtgagccaccacgggcAGTCAGCATTTAATTTCTGTCCAGTAAGAACTGGTAGAGAATCAGGGATTTGAAAGGGCCTAGTCTGGAAATTTTCAATGAGTGAAAATAAGTGAGCAAAATTGCATTTATACTAAAATataattctttctctctgctccctAGTGGGATAGACTCTTGAGGCAGTTTCCAGTTAGAATGTCATTTTAGATGCTTTCCATGATGGCAGATGGGTAAGTACTAGGCTCTGCAGGGAAGAACAGTAAACATTGTGCACCTAAAACCAGGGAATACTCGGTAGAAGAGATCTCATTTCGTTGGGATGAATAAAACTCAATAAAAGTCCACAGTACCCAGTGAAGGAGCAGAAAGCTTAGGCTTTCATCAAGCAGAGAAGAGGGCTAGTGAGAAAGGACTATACTCAACTAGGTTTTATTACTGGAGTTTCCCAAAAGATTTGGACCAAATTTCCAATTCAGGTATTATTAGAGATCATCAAAATTCAAGCCTCTTAACTGGTTTACACCAAATTACCCAACCTTCTAGCCTAAAACCCACGTGTTTAGATGGTTCCACAGGTATGTTTCTGTACAACAACCAATTCTCCAAATGGTAACCGTGTTAGAAGCCAGAATGCTCAGCCTCCAGCATGCGTACCTTGTACAGAGATAAGACTCAAGGTTTGGGCTGGTGAAGAGCCCAGAGCACAAGAGTTCCACATTACGTCATAATTGGCTTTGTGTGGGACAGTGTGTGTCAGTGGGTGAAACCAGGCACAGGAGAGAGAAGGGTTTTGTGTCATAACAACGTAGCAACAGATCGCCCACAAGTTACTCAAAACTGTGGGACTGCGGGGAGGGTGTGCTGGTCTCAGAGCAGAGGTGGAAGCTTGCCCCTTGTCCAGCCTCCAGAAAATGTCCACAGCAGATCTGATGGAGAGCCTCAGGGAAGAACTCAGCTGCTTCATCTGCTTGGACTATTTCAGCAGCCCAGTGACCACCGAGTGTGGGCACAGCTTCTGTCTGGTgtgtctcctgaggagctgggaggaACACAGCACGCCTTTGTCTTGTCCTGAGTGCTGGAGGACCCTGGAGGGCCCGCATTTCCAGCCCAACGAGCGTCTGGGGAGGCTGGCCACCATCGGCCGGCAGCTCCGGTCCCAGGTGCTGCAGAGCGAGGATGAGCCAGGCAGCCACGGGAGGACGCCCGTCGCCACCAAGGCGCTGTCCGACGACGAGCAGGGTGGCAGCGCCTTCGCGGCCCAGAGCCATGGTGGAAACAGAGGGCATCTGTCCAGCGAGGCTGAGGAGCAGCACAGAGTAAGACAGCTGCTCAGCAGGAACCCCGAACTCAGCCCAGGCTCCCCCGAGGACCTTCCTAGCGTCCTCTGTGGGGGACAGTCCTGGGTGCTCTCCCAGTACCACATCGCAGACTTGGGCGGGTCCTGCTGCCACCTGGTACCCTGCTCATTCACCACAAAGAGTTTGTTTCTATTGCAGGAGAAACTTCAGGAAATCCTAAACCTTTTGcgtaaaaggagaaaggaagctcAGGCTGTGTTAGCCCACGAGAAGGAGAGAGTGATACTGTGCAAGGTCAGTGTCTGTTTGACTTTTGGGGCCTGTATAAGACCCCATGAGGGGAACTGAAGGGAAATTtagcaaaatattagaaaaaagcacacatttttccaggttcatccctaAAATATGCAGCCTCCTTCCACTGGGCTGCCTACTTCTGACTGTCCTTGTGGGAATCTCAAGGCTCAGCTCAAACTTCCCCACCTCTAGGAAGAGCCCTTTGTGCAGCTAGACAACATTGTGGCTTCCTCTACGATGGCTctgatataattatttaaaacaaaggtGATACTTATCAACATATAACAAGATGGAAAgcaagttaaaaaagaaatatcttggccgggcgcagtggatcacgcttgtaatcccagcactttgggaggctgaggcgggcggatcacgagctcaggagttggagaccagcctggccaacatggtgaaacctccatctctaattaaaatagaaaaattagctgggcgtggtggtgctcacctgcagcatgccactacttgggaggctgaggcaggagaatcgatttaacccgggatgcagaggttgcagtgagcaagatctcaccactgcattccagccttggaggcagagtgactccgtctcaaaataaataaataaatgaaaaagaaatatctcaAAAGCATTGAGGGAAAGAtgcaaattaaaaagtaataaagagaAAGATACAAAAGCAAAATCGTGGTTTAAATTATACCTGATGAATGCTCAAGGTCACTCCTGGATTTGGATTTTAGCTCCATAGCAGTCACAGCAAAggactacatttttttaaaattgcattttaggttttggggtacatgtgaagaacatgcaggattgttgcataggtacacacatggcagtatgatttgctgccttcccctccttcacctgtatctggcatttctccccatgctctctctccccacctccccaccccccaggactaaatatttaattagatatttttttaaactgtgtttcTGATTCTCCCAATAgactttgaactttttttttttttttttttgagacagagtcttgctctgttgccaggctggagtgcactggtgcaatcctgactcacagcaacctccaccacccagattcaagcgattcccctgcctcagcctccagagtagcagggactacaggcatgcgccaccacacctggctaattttctgtattttagttgagatgggggtttcaccatgttggccaggatggtcttgatctcctgatctcatgatccactcgccttggcctcccaaagtgctgggattacaggcgtgagccaccgagcctgactgacttttaattccttttttttttttttctttaaagacgggatttcaccatgttggtcaggctgtcttgaactcccaacctcaggtgatctgcccaccttggcctccaaagtgcttggatttcaggcgtgagccaccacatccagtcccGACTTTTAAGTCTTAAGTGAGAGTATTTGCCTTGTATATTTCTATTCCTTGTTGGTTATCCAACACCCTacttttattgaataaatatttgttgaatgaatgtcacacatttttcataatttttcttaattttgctttatttttatcatagTCCTGATCACGACCtgtcatttattattcatttttggttttctcaACTAGAATGACAGCCTCCTGGGAATAgagattttggttttgtttacttACGTATCTATAGTGCACATACCTCCGAAAACATCAATGTCTCCCTTGGCTTATCAATAGAATACATGTGTTATGTGTTGGATTTCAGGAATTGTTACCATGAAACTCTAGgacttggccgggtgtggtggctcatgtctgtaatcccagcactttgggaggccgaggcgggcagatcatgaggtcaagagatcgagaccatcctggccaacagggcgaaaccccatctctactgaaaatagctgggtgtggtggtgcatgcctgtagtcccagctacttgggaggctgaggcaggagaatcacttaaacctgcgaggcggagattgcagtgagccgagattgcaccactgaactccagcctggtgacagagcgagactctgtctcaaaaaaaaaaaaaaaaaaagaaagaaagaaagaaactctagGACTTGGAAGGATTAAAAATCTACAGACAAGGACATTTCTCTTATACTAAttttgtttcgtgtgtgtgtttgtgtgtctgtgtgtatgtctgtgtgtgtgtatgtctctgtatgtgtggtatgtgtgtgtgttttggcagGAAGAAACAAAGACTTGTAAACAGGTTGTTGTGTCAGAATACATGAAAATGCACCAGTtcctgaaggaggaggagcagctgcAACTCCAGCTCCTagaacaggaagagagagagaacatgcggAAACTGAGTAGCAACGAGACCAGACTGACCCAGCAGATCAGAAGCCTAAGCAAAATGATTGGACAGATTGAGTCCAAAAGTCAAAGCTCGGCTTTGGAGACTCTTGAGGTGAGAATAGAATTCATGAGAGCAATGGGAAAAATCATAGAATCATGTAGTACTTCAAGCCATGGGaaacaatgttttctttattcatcttaaAAGCTAAGTTCTGGTCCCAAAGTAGTTTTCCTAAATAATTAGTATTCTATATGTCAATAAAGACTTATAGaacttagagagagagagagaatgagaaaccaAGCCTGAGGATGGCTTCAATTTCTTCTATACCTGCCTCTCTGCAACCTCAGCTGTGgtaatttttttaaggtttattatgtatatttactatgtgctgggcatattaaatttaatcttcacaaagaCCGTTATGATATGAACTCTAGATGATTGTCATCTACAGGATGGGTTAACAGCAGCACTGATTTAATAATTCACGCCTGTGGTACTAAAGCCATCTGTTTGTCGGATAGTTAATAGATgggagaggctgggcgtggtggctcacacctgtaatcttagcacctcgggaggccgagacaggcggatcacaaggtcaacagattgagaccatcctgaccaacatggtgaaaccccgtctctgctaatatatatatgtatatgtctttGGCTAgagtcacagagaaaaaaaaatatatatgcaaattaacagctgggtgaggtggctcacgcctgtatcccagcattttgggaggctgaggcaggcagatcatgaggtcaggagattgagaccatcctggccaacatggtgaaacccctactaAAAGCCCAAAAAagtaagctgggcgtggtggcacgcacctgtagtcccagctactctggaggctgaggcagaagaatcgcttgaaccagcgaggcggaggttgcggtgagccgagatcgcgccaccattccagcctgggtgacagagcaagactccctcaaacaaataacaaaaatagacaGAAGAGCCCCCTGTTCTGTGCAGGGAGCTCCAATTCCTTGCCCTCTAGGCTACTGTGTTCCTCAgcaccttcttcttcttttttttttttttttttttgagacggagttttgctcttgttacccaggctggagtgcaatggcgcgatctcggctcaccgcaacctccgcctcctgggttcaggcaattctcctgcctcagcctcctgagtagctgggattacaggcatgcgccaccatgcccacctaattttttgtattttctagtagagacggggtttcaccatgtggaccaggagggtctcgatcttttgacctcgtgatccacccgcctcggcctcccaaagtgctgggattacaggcttgagccaccgcccccggctcTCAGCACCTTCTTAAACATAAGCCCTGTGACCCGACTCCAGCGTCAGGTCTCTTTTGTAGACTGGTTCCACAGAATGCTGCTGCTTCATCTAGTGCCCTCCCAATGCACCACCGCAGCTGGCACTGGCCCGGTGATCCTCAGCTGTCACCGGGCATCTCTGCCTCTCGCTGGATGGTGAATGAGAGTCACAGGTTGGCTCGTTTGTAGAGCAGGTTCCCTGGACAAAGCGATGctaggagagaaagaaatggacgAGGTGTTCTTTACTCACTGTGAGAAACATCCTGTGTTCACCACAGCACATGCCTGAAAGAAACTGGGGGTGCTGTCTTTGCTGCACGTGCTCCCACTCATGGTGTGCTGCGTGGGAGGCAGATTCTGTGAACTTTGCAAAGGACTGGATGCAAAATGACTTTCGTCTGTGCTACGATCAAAGCGCACCACGctaaccttctttctttttcaccctCAGGAAGTGAGAGGAGCCCTGGAAAGGTAGGCTTTCCCTCTGTTCAGCTATGCAAGCTGCGGGTGAGTGGCGCTGATGGCCAGTTTGGGTGGTGATGGGGGTCTGTGCTGTTGCTGGGGGAGAGATGAGACCGACTCTCTGGGTGGCGAGGCCACGCGGTCTGAGCTGTGGAGTGAATCTCACTGCTGTCTTGTAGGAGCCAGCCACTC from Saimiri boliviensis isolate mSaiBol1 chromosome 3, mSaiBol1.pri, whole genome shotgun sequence carries:
- the TRIML1 gene encoding putative E3 ubiquitin-protein ligase TRIML1: MSTADLMESLREELSCFICLDYFSSPVTTECGHSFCLVCLLRSWEEHSTPLSCPECWRTLEGPHFQPNERLGRLATIGRQLRSQVLQSEDEPGSHGRTPVATKALSDDEQGGSAFAAQSHGGNRGHLSSEAEEQHREKLQEILNLLRKRRKEAQAVLAHEKERVILCKEETKTCKQVVVSEYMKMHQFLKEEEQLQLQLLEQEERENMRKLSSNETRLTQQIRSLSKMIGQIESKSQSSALETLEEVRGALERSQPLLLQCPEATTTELSLCRITGMKDMLRKFSTDITLDPATANPYLVLSEDLKSVKYGGSRQQLPDNPERFDQSATVLGAQVFTSGRHYWEVEVGSKTEWEVGICKDSVSRKGNLPKPPGDLFSLIGLKIGDDYSLWVSSPLKGQHVREPVCKVGVFLDYESGHIAFYNGTDESLIYSFPPTSFQDALRPIFSPCLPNEGTNTDPLTICSRNSHA